A genomic region of Leptolyngbya sp. NIES-2104 contains the following coding sequences:
- a CDS encoding TldD/PmbA family protein, with protein sequence MAKVQDIAAAAQEAAKKLGIEKFDIYGSSIDETSVQVDQGEPQQMKASQRSGVTVRVWNEDHTVGVTSTTDVDPIGLELALKTAKEASYFGVKDNVPDFSPESTAQTAEVKSEHLPQAPVSQLLETLIKAEKELLEAHPAIAGVPYNGLAQRDIDRFYLNSQGALRHEAHSYASLYLYTKTEEEGRKPRSAGAFRVSPGIEKLDVEGCLKEAAEKTISHLNYDKVKTGKYRVVFSPEAFLSLIGAFSNLFNAQSILDKQSLSTVESLGSAIASPLLCLDDNALHPENIGVEAFDGEGTPTRAIPLIKNGVLSNFLHSSGTAKRMNAQPTGHANMGAKVTVSPHFFHVYAGEPAAQEYSLENADNLILIDDVSALHAGVQALQGSFSLPFDGWLIQDGKRTSIESATVAGDIREVLKSIIYVEKETEFTGSGVAPRVWVDELSITGE encoded by the coding sequence ATGGCAAAGGTTCAAGACATTGCAGCGGCAGCCCAAGAAGCCGCGAAGAAACTTGGAATTGAGAAATTCGATATTTACGGATCGTCGATCGATGAAACCAGTGTGCAAGTCGATCAAGGCGAACCGCAACAGATGAAAGCCTCTCAGCGATCGGGCGTGACGGTGCGCGTTTGGAATGAAGATCATACGGTTGGCGTGACTTCGACCACGGATGTTGATCCGATCGGATTAGAACTTGCATTAAAGACTGCGAAAGAAGCTAGCTATTTTGGCGTGAAGGACAACGTGCCCGATTTCAGCCCGGAATCGACAGCCCAAACGGCTGAAGTAAAAAGCGAACATCTTCCCCAAGCTCCGGTTTCTCAACTGTTGGAAACGCTGATTAAAGCTGAAAAAGAACTATTAGAAGCGCATCCCGCGATCGCGGGTGTTCCCTACAACGGATTGGCGCAACGGGATATCGATCGCTTTTATCTCAATAGTCAGGGTGCACTGCGGCATGAGGCACATTCTTATGCGTCGTTGTACCTGTACACCAAGACCGAGGAAGAAGGTCGCAAACCTAGAAGTGCAGGCGCGTTTCGGGTGAGTCCGGGAATCGAAAAGCTCGATGTCGAAGGCTGTCTCAAAGAAGCCGCAGAAAAGACGATCAGCCACTTGAACTATGACAAGGTGAAAACGGGTAAATATCGGGTAGTATTTTCGCCGGAAGCCTTTTTGAGTTTGATCGGGGCGTTTTCTAATCTGTTTAATGCTCAGAGCATTTTAGATAAGCAGAGTCTTTCGACTGTGGAATCGTTGGGAAGTGCGATCGCGTCTCCGCTCCTGTGTTTGGATGACAATGCTTTGCATCCTGAAAATATTGGTGTAGAGGCGTTTGACGGCGAAGGGACTCCGACTCGCGCTATTCCTTTGATTAAGAATGGTGTGTTGTCGAACTTTCTACATAGTTCAGGAACGGCGAAACGAATGAATGCTCAGCCGACCGGACACGCGAATATGGGCGCAAAAGTTACAGTAAGTCCGCATTTCTTTCATGTGTATGCAGGGGAACCCGCAGCACAGGAATATAGTTTAGAGAATGCAGACAACTTGATTTTGATTGATGATGTGAGTGCGCTTCATGCGGGAGTTCAGGCACTACAGGGTTCATTCTCGCTGCCGTTTGATGGGTGGTTGATTCAGGATGGTAAGCGTACCAGTATCGAATCGGCGACGGTTGCAGGTGATATTCGCGAGGTGCTGAAGTCGATTATCTATGTCGAGAAAGAGACAGAATTCACAGGCTCAGGAGTGGCTCCGAGAGTTTGGGTGGATGAATTGTCGATTACTGGCGAATAG
- a CDS encoding TldD/PmbA family protein: MQSPTLLISKELPSLNYSYTPDRFDETWEAPLSILLGLGRAAGADFIEFFLERVNYISCMAEDDAITSISPRLATGAGVRVFRGKADCYVSTNDLSFNGLKAALEKGLSIMGLHLPAPNSFIPEIHLELLRDYATKKGKEAWLGQSSSMREMGDVLLAANGSLSEKANHVQSRRAVYFRDWQEVLVAASDGTFARDIRLTQSVGYSLLCADGTNRSSINKRVGSTSEPDFLRTWNYAIDAEEVAESAAKMLYAEYVESGNYPVIMANEFGGVIFHEACGHLLETTQIERKTTPFAEKKGEKIAHENLTAWDEGITTDAFGTIDMDDEGMPAQRTLLIENGILKNFISDRAGSVRTGHPRTGSGRRQGYTFAAASRMRNTYIAPGEYEIDDLFASIEKGIYCKKMGGGSVGATGQFNFAVDEAYLIENGKVTKPLKGATLIGEATEIMDKISMCSKDLGLAAGFCGSVSGSVYVTVGQPHLKVDSITVGGR, from the coding sequence ATGCAATCACCGACTCTTTTAATCTCTAAAGAGCTACCCAGCTTGAACTATTCCTACACCCCCGATCGGTTCGACGAAACGTGGGAGGCTCCCTTGTCGATTCTGCTTGGATTGGGACGAGCGGCTGGAGCAGATTTTATTGAATTTTTCTTGGAGCGTGTCAACTACATTAGCTGCATGGCAGAAGATGACGCGATTACCAGTATTTCGCCGCGATTGGCGACGGGTGCAGGGGTACGAGTCTTTCGCGGTAAGGCGGATTGCTACGTTTCGACGAACGATTTATCGTTTAACGGACTGAAAGCCGCATTGGAAAAAGGGTTGTCGATTATGGGCTTGCATTTGCCTGCTCCGAATTCGTTCATTCCAGAAATTCACCTCGAACTGTTGCGCGACTATGCCACCAAGAAAGGCAAAGAGGCGTGGCTCGGTCAGTCGAGTTCGATGCGGGAAATGGGCGATGTGTTGCTGGCAGCGAATGGATCGCTTTCTGAGAAAGCAAATCATGTCCAATCTCGTCGGGCGGTGTATTTCCGCGATTGGCAAGAAGTTTTAGTTGCGGCAAGTGATGGCACGTTTGCGCGGGATATTCGGTTGACGCAATCGGTGGGATATAGCTTGCTGTGTGCGGATGGGACGAATCGATCGTCGATCAATAAGCGCGTTGGCAGCACGAGCGAACCGGATTTTCTCAGAACTTGGAATTATGCGATCGATGCTGAAGAAGTGGCAGAATCCGCCGCGAAAATGCTGTACGCGGAGTATGTTGAGTCGGGTAATTATCCGGTCATTATGGCGAACGAATTCGGCGGCGTGATTTTCCATGAAGCGTGTGGTCATTTGCTCGAAACGACTCAGATCGAGCGGAAGACGACTCCGTTTGCTGAGAAGAAAGGCGAAAAGATTGCCCACGAAAATCTGACCGCTTGGGATGAAGGCATTACGACTGATGCGTTTGGCACGATCGATATGGACGACGAAGGAATGCCCGCTCAGCGCACGTTGCTGATCGAGAACGGCATTCTGAAGAACTTTATTTCCGATCGCGCAGGATCAGTACGAACCGGACATCCGAGAACCGGAAGCGGTCGCCGTCAAGGATATACTTTCGCTGCTGCAAGCCGGATGCGGAATACCTATATTGCTCCGGGTGAGTATGAGATTGATGACTTGTTTGCGTCGATCGAGAAAGGAATCTACTGCAAAAAGATGGGCGGCGGTAGTGTTGGCGCGACCGGACAGTTTAACTTTGCGGTGGATGAAGCGTATTTGATCGAAAACGGCAAAGTGACGAAACCGCTGAAAGGAGCCACCTTGATCGGGGAAGCGACCGAAATCATGGATAAGATTTCGATGTGTTCTAAGGATTTGGGATTGGCGGCGGGTTTCTGTGGATCGGTCAGCGGTAGCGTGTATGTCACGGTCGGACAACCGCATTTGAAGGTGGATTCGATTACCGTGGGCGGGCGTTAG
- a CDS encoding NAD(P)H-hydrate dehydratase: MSSPEFRLEQIRRMIVTADQMRSIEQRLFDAGMPVAALMEKVAGRLSDRITELFPPCKVGILVGSGHNGGDALVVARELHFRGYEVRLCCPFSHCKDLTASHLQYAKSLGISCESEIESLRSSNFLIDGLFGFGLTRSLEDPIAAMVDRINEWNLPIVSIDLPSGLHTDTGQALGTAIKATHTLCLGLWKLGLLQDNALEFVGQAELIDFDIPLADIAAILGDPAPIQRITPDWAMSALPLKRPASTHKYKMGHSLLICGSRRYAGGALLTGLGARSSGVGMLSIAVPESLKPMLSSHLPEALIIGCPETESGAIAHLPDLDLSAFDAIACGPGLTLDAAPIVEKILNSDRPMVLDADGLNGLSQLGTVPTLQNRQAPTILTPHLGEFKRLFPEIEIECRSTAVREAAKSTGAIVLLKGARIAIAAPEGQVRINPESTPALARGGSGDVLTGLLGGLLAQNLAAQSKISLLDLTQTAAWWHAEAGILAAQHRTELGVDAHTLTQFLIPAIAVSKKS, encoded by the coding sequence GTGAGTTCTCCAGAGTTCAGGCTAGAGCAAATTCGCCGGATGATTGTCACTGCGGATCAAATGCGCTCGATCGAGCAACGTCTATTCGATGCGGGGATGCCCGTTGCGGCTCTGATGGAAAAAGTCGCGGGACGATTGAGCGATCGCATTACCGAACTCTTCCCACCTTGCAAAGTTGGAATTCTCGTCGGCTCCGGTCACAATGGCGGAGATGCCCTCGTCGTGGCGCGAGAGTTACATTTCCGAGGCTATGAAGTGCGGTTGTGCTGTCCCTTTTCCCACTGCAAAGACTTGACCGCCAGCCATTTACAGTATGCAAAAAGCCTAGGAATTTCCTGTGAATCAGAGATTGAAAGTTTGCGATCGTCCAATTTCCTAATCGATGGCTTATTCGGATTTGGATTAACGCGATCGCTTGAAGATCCAATCGCTGCGATGGTCGATCGCATCAATGAATGGAATTTACCGATCGTCAGCATCGATCTTCCCTCTGGGTTGCACACCGATACAGGTCAAGCCCTCGGAACTGCCATCAAAGCAACTCATACCCTTTGTCTTGGCTTATGGAAACTCGGTTTACTTCAAGACAACGCCTTAGAATTTGTCGGACAAGCTGAACTGATCGATTTCGATATTCCACTGGCTGACATTGCTGCAATTCTGGGCGATCCGGCTCCAATTCAGCGCATCACTCCAGACTGGGCAATGTCTGCTCTACCGCTGAAACGTCCCGCCTCGACTCACAAATATAAGATGGGGCACTCGCTCTTAATCTGCGGTTCGCGTCGATATGCGGGTGGGGCACTTCTCACAGGATTGGGAGCACGATCGAGCGGGGTTGGGATGTTGTCGATCGCAGTTCCCGAATCGCTCAAACCGATGCTCTCTTCTCACCTTCCCGAAGCTCTGATTATCGGCTGTCCTGAAACTGAATCGGGCGCGATCGCTCATCTTCCTGACCTCGATTTGAGTGCGTTCGATGCGATCGCTTGCGGTCCCGGTTTAACCTTAGATGCCGCGCCAATTGTCGAGAAGATCTTAAACAGCGATCGTCCAATGGTGCTGGATGCTGATGGACTCAATGGCTTGTCTCAGCTTGGAACTGTTCCAACCTTACAGAACCGCCAAGCTCCAACGATTTTGACTCCGCACTTGGGAGAATTCAAGCGGTTATTTCCAGAAATTGAAATTGAATGTCGATCGACTGCGGTAAGAGAAGCCGCGAAATCGACGGGTGCGATCGTGCTATTGAAAGGGGCGAGAATTGCGATCGCGGCTCCAGAAGGACAAGTCCGCATTAATCCCGAAAGTACGCCTGCGCTGGCTCGTGGTGGCAGTGGCGATGTTTTGACCGGGCTACTCGGTGGGCTTCTGGCTCAAAACCTAGCGGCTCAAAGCAAGATTTCGCTGTTAGATTTAACTCAAACCGCTGCTTGGTGGCACGCTGAAGCGGGCATTCTGGCGGCTCAACACCGCACAGAACTTGGGGTCGATGCTCATACCTTGACGCAATTTTTGATTCCAGCGATCGCAGTATCTAAAAAATCCTAA
- a CDS encoding DUF5615 family PIN-like protein — protein sequence MPVNLYMDENVPRQITFGLRLRGIDVLTVQEDDRSSILDPEVLARATELQRVLFTRDDDFFAIAATHLQAEISFSGIIYAHQQLASIGDCVRDLELLATAGELEDFANRIEFLPL from the coding sequence ATGCCTGTAAACCTATACATGGATGAGAACGTTCCACGGCAAATTACGTTTGGGCTGCGCCTACGCGGAATTGATGTGCTCACTGTTCAGGAAGACGATCGCTCTAGCATTCTAGATCCAGAGGTACTTGCGAGAGCAACTGAGTTACAACGAGTTCTCTTTACCCGCGACGATGATTTTTTCGCGATCGCTGCAACTCATCTTCAAGCAGAAATTTCCTTCAGTGGCATTATCTACGCTCATCAGCAACTTGCCAGCATTGGCGATTGTGTAAGAGATCTTGAACTCCTTGCCACTGCTGGTGAGCTAGAAGATTTTGCGAATCGAATTGAATTCTTACCCCTATGA
- a CDS encoding DUF433 domain-containing protein, whose protein sequence is MTFHSTDYKYINLSDDQIPYIAGTTMKVVELITAHLTYGWSPAELHFQYPHISLSQIYSALAYYCDHQSEIDADINRRLQLAQEQRKAAGASPIVAKLRAQGKL, encoded by the coding sequence ATGACTTTCCATTCGACCGACTACAAGTACATCAACCTCAGTGATGACCAGATTCCCTACATCGCTGGCACCACAATGAAAGTCGTCGAACTCATTACCGCTCACCTTACCTATGGCTGGAGTCCTGCCGAACTGCACTTTCAATATCCCCATATCTCCCTTAGCCAAATTTATTCCGCCCTTGCCTACTATTGCGATCACCAATCCGAAATCGACGCAGATATAAACCGCCGCCTGCAACTCGCTCAAGAACAACGCAAAGCTGCGGGAGCTTCCCCGATCGTCGCTAAGCTACGCGCCCAAGGGAAACTGTAA
- a CDS encoding leucine-rich repeat domain-containing protein — protein sequence MSQFMTHDELLKLIDQAAAEDWEVLDLSQQGLESLPSEIGKLTGLKILDLSGNQFTVIPEGIAQLTNLTRLYLSDNQITTISDTIAQLTQLMSLIGLYLSGNQIRVIPDAIAQLTNLAVLHLSVNQITIIPDAIAQLTNLPELYLSINQITIVPDAITQLTNLIRLDLYSNQITEIPSSITSLPKLEELDLRRNPLSIPKDILDSDSSTRERHKLPAAKPILDYYFTTRDPDQTTHLLEAKLLIVGEGGAGKTSLAQKLLNSDYKLTPETEDTSTQGIDILKWEFTGTNGKPYCINIWDFGGQEIYHQTHQFFLTERSLYLLVADSRKEDTDHPYWLNIIRLLSNNSPILLIQNEKQNRTCTLNLRELRAEFDALHTPTPINLADNRGLSTLRKTIQHHLEALLGDGLPFPNKWLNGR from the coding sequence ATGTCTCAGTTCATGACTCACGACGAACTCTTGAAGCTGATTGACCAAGCAGCGGCGGAAGATTGGGAGGTGCTTGATTTGTCGCAGCAGGGGCTGGAGTCGTTGCCATCGGAGATTGGAAAGCTGACCGGGCTAAAAATACTTGATCTTTCTGGCAATCAATTTACAGTCATTCCAGAGGGGATTGCCCAACTGACCAATCTCACCCGGCTTTACCTCTCTGACAACCAAATCACGACCATCTCGGATACGATTGCTCAACTAACTCAACTAATGAGTCTCATAGGGCTTTACCTCTCTGGCAACCAAATCAGAGTTATCCCGGATGCAATCGCTCAACTGACGAATCTCGCAGTGCTTCACCTCTCTGTCAATCAAATCACAATCATCCCGGATGCGATCGCTCAACTGACGAATCTCCCGGAGCTTTATCTTTCTATCAATCAAATCACGATCGTCCCGGATGCGATCACCCAACTCACTAACCTTATACGGCTTGACCTCTATAGCAACCAGATCACAGAAATTCCTTCATCCATTACATCACTGCCTAAGCTAGAAGAACTTGACCTGCGTCGTAATCCGCTTAGCATTCCAAAGGACATTTTAGATTCTGATTCCTCCACACGAGAGAGACACAAACTTCCAGCCGCCAAACCCATCCTCGACTACTACTTCACCACCCGCGACCCCGACCAAACCACCCACCTCCTCGAAGCCAAACTCCTCATCGTCGGTGAAGGAGGAGCCGGAAAAACCAGCCTCGCCCAAAAACTCTTAAACTCCGACTACAAACTCACTCCCGAAACCGAAGATACTTCCACCCAAGGCATCGACATCCTCAAATGGGAATTCACCGGAACCAACGGCAAACCCTACTGCATCAACATCTGGGACTTCGGTGGACAAGAAATCTATCACCAAACCCACCAATTCTTCCTCACCGAACGATCGCTCTACCTGCTCGTCGCCGATAGCCGCAAAGAAGACACCGACCACCCCTACTGGCTGAACATCATCCGCCTCCTCAGCAACAACAGCCCGATCCTCTTAATCCAAAACGAAAAACAAAACCGCACCTGCACCCTCAACCTGCGCGAACTCCGCGCCGAATTCGATGCCCTCCACACCCCCACCCCGATCAACCTCGCCGACAATCGCGGACTCTCAACCCTCCGCAAAACCATCCAACACCACCTCGAAGCCCTCCTCGGCGACGGTCTCCCCTTCCCCAACAAATGGCTCAACGGGAGATAA
- a CDS encoding HNH endonuclease: MSKTYVPASLRRNVVERAGSCCEYCLRPELFSLSVHEVDHVIAEKHGGTTTEDNLALACKLCNTFKGSDIASIDPETDEITALYHPRRDRWSEHFQLENAAFIPLSDRARTTIRLLQLNRSRILKERSLWLDSGLIKIPI, translated from the coding sequence ATGAGTAAAACCTATGTTCCAGCTTCATTGCGTCGCAACGTTGTAGAACGTGCAGGTAGCTGCTGCGAGTACTGTTTGCGCCCAGAACTATTCTCGTTGAGCGTTCATGAAGTCGATCATGTGATTGCAGAAAAGCATGGGGGTACAACAACTGAGGACAATCTCGCGCTTGCCTGCAAACTCTGTAACACGTTCAAAGGAAGTGATATTGCGTCGATCGATCCAGAAACAGATGAAATCACTGCTCTTTATCATCCAAGACGCGATCGCTGGTCAGAGCATTTTCAATTGGAAAATGCAGCATTCATCCCTTTATCTGATCGCGCAAGAACCACGATCCGACTCCTTCAACTCAATCGCAGTCGAATTTTGAAGGAGCGATCGCTGTGGCTTGATTCTGGATTGATCAAGATTCCAATCTAA